A single region of the Halopiger xanaduensis SH-6 genome encodes:
- a CDS encoding cytochrome b/b6 domain-containing protein, whose translation MTNLDHGKFSRATTMFHSLLALTVFVLFFTGYAIAFNTELWWLVELMGGNEGVLSIHRAAGFALIALTGFWVPYVLLRSSSRSNFRSVLPSPDDARAFIQDVKFALGRADERHPSARQFAGFKADEVPLLSYVGKGVIWIFTVELILLMISGLLIWQKTWLIDFYNSQSVAMAFVAFHGLLGIIMLMGVMFHTFEHGFHPAFYPVEMKAFLPKGMTPNFHGDPDEYDTTGIERLRRKPSWRWATNVVAVLVVVGIVSVMMASLEYGGYPVPDTLAFGEGSVLRTIGINAGIFVLLLGLLLSMYGNVLRARYLSQRGEQRATGAATDGGEPSAASRADDSADPGDD comes from the coding sequence GTGACCAACCTCGACCACGGCAAGTTCTCGCGGGCCACCACGATGTTCCACTCGCTGCTGGCGCTGACCGTGTTCGTCCTGTTCTTCACGGGCTACGCCATCGCCTTCAACACGGAGCTGTGGTGGCTCGTCGAGCTGATGGGCGGCAACGAGGGCGTGCTCTCGATCCACCGCGCGGCCGGCTTCGCGCTGATCGCGCTGACCGGATTCTGGGTGCCGTACGTGCTGCTTCGCTCGAGCAGTCGGTCGAACTTCCGCTCAGTGCTGCCGAGCCCGGACGACGCGCGGGCGTTCATTCAGGACGTCAAGTTCGCGCTCGGCCGGGCCGACGAGCGCCACCCGTCGGCGCGCCAGTTTGCGGGGTTCAAGGCCGACGAGGTGCCGCTGCTGTCGTACGTCGGCAAGGGGGTCATCTGGATCTTCACCGTCGAACTGATCCTGTTGATGATCTCGGGGCTGCTCATCTGGCAGAAGACCTGGCTGATCGACTTCTACAACTCGCAGTCGGTCGCCATGGCCTTCGTCGCGTTCCACGGCCTCCTCGGGATCATCATGCTGATGGGCGTGATGTTCCACACCTTCGAGCACGGGTTCCACCCCGCGTTCTACCCCGTCGAGATGAAGGCGTTCCTGCCGAAGGGGATGACGCCGAACTTCCACGGCGACCCCGACGAGTACGACACGACCGGCATCGAGCGCCTCCGGCGCAAACCCTCGTGGCGGTGGGCGACCAACGTCGTCGCCGTGCTCGTCGTCGTCGGTATCGTCAGCGTGATGATGGCCAGCCTCGAGTACGGCGGCTACCCGGTGCCCGACACGCTGGCGTTCGGCGAGGGCAGCGTCCTCCGGACGATCGGGATCAACGCCGGGATCTTCGTGTTGCTGCTCGGGTTGTTGCTCTCAATGTACGGCAACGTCCTTCGGGCGCGGTACCTGAGCCAGCGCGGCGAACAGCGAGCGACGGGAGCGGCGACGGACGGGGGCGAGCCGAGCGCGGCGAGTCGAGCCGACGACTCGGCCGATCCCGGCGACGACTGA